From Fusarium fujikuroi IMI 58289 draft genome, chromosome FFUJ_chr07, a single genomic window includes:
- a CDS encoding related to L-lactate dehydrogenase (cytochrome), translated as MSDLAAMESESPNIPPPREIQLPSSVPTLDQIISANDFSLAAQKALSPKAWAFYSSAATDLVTVSKNKELIRRVMLRPRILRNVAEVSIKRNILGLESKAPFIMCPAAMATLAHPDGELGWSRAAASEGIFEIISSNASYSLPNIIGAAPQGHPFFLQLYVNSHRPKTVELLRRARSLGIKAIFVTVDAPVPGKREADERAPQAVVIKSAMSGSESSKDGKGSGLGRLMGQYIDKSLSWEDLEWIRRESSVPIVLKGVQTVEDVKLAVEYGVEGVMLSNHGGRSLDGAQASILILLEVRKRFPEAFEHLEIFIDGGFERGSDILKAISLGATAVGIARPFLYSLVYGQKGVEHLSQILKDELETSMRLAGITSLDQATPELVNTLDVDHLVTSGRIEPSSVSRRVRSSKL; from the exons ATGAGTGATCTCGCAGCAATGGAGTCTGAATCTCCCAATATCCCACCCCCTCGAG AAATCCAACTCCCCTCCTCCGTCCCAACCCTCGATCAAATCATTTCAGCAAACGACTTCTCCCTCGCCGCGCAAAAAGCGCTATCACCAAAAGCATGGGCCTTTTACTCCTCCGCCGCCACCGACCTTGTCACAgtctccaagaacaaggaactCATCCGCCGAGTCATGCTGCGCCCAAGAATTCTACGAAATGTCGCTGAAGTCAGTATCAAGAGAAATATCTTGGGTCTCGAGAGTAAGGCGCCGTTCATCATGTGTCCTGCTGCCATGGCGACGCTGGCGCATCCGGATGGTGAGCTTGGTTGGAGTAGAGCAGCTGCTAGTGAAGGAATCTTTGAGATC ATATCGAGTAACGCTTCTTACTCTCTCCCCAACATCATCGGTGCAGCACCCCAAGGTCATcccttcttcctccaacTCTACGTAAACTCCCACCGCCCCAAGACAGTCGAACTCCTCCGCCGCGCTCGCTCCCTCGGTATAAAAGCCATCTTCGTGACTGTCGACGCCCCCGTTCCCGGAAAACGCGAGGCTGATGAACGAGCACCCCAAGCCGTTGTTATAAAATCTGCCATGAGCGGTAGTGAGAGCAGTAAGGATGGCAAAGGCAGTGGACTCGGACGGTTGATGGGGCAATATATCGATAAGAGTCTCTCTTGGGAGGATTTGGAGTGGATAAGACGGGAGAGCTCTGTGCCGATTGTGCTGAAGGGTGTTCAGACTGTGGAGGATGTTAAGTTGGCGGTTGAGTatggtgttgagggtgtTATGTTGAGTAATCACGGTGGGAGATCTCTTGATGG TGCTCAAGcttccattctcatccttctcgaagTACGGAAGCGGTTCCCTGAAGCATTTGAACATCTTGAGATCTTCATTGATGGAGGCTTTGAGCGCGGATCTGATATCCTCAAGGCTATTTCCCTAGGGGCTACAGCTGTTGGAATTGCAAGGCCGTTTTTGTATTCGCTGGTGTATGGTCAAAAGGGTGTTGAACACCTTTCACAGA TTCTCAAAGATGAGCTTGAGACTTCGATGAGACTTGCTGGTATTACTAGCTTGGATCAAGCGACGCCTGAACTTGTTAATACTCTGGATGTTGACCATTTGGTTACTTCTGGGCGTATTGAACCGAGTTCAGTATCACGAAGAGTAAGGTCTTCAAAGCTGTAG